From the Lolium rigidum isolate FL_2022 chromosome 2, APGP_CSIRO_Lrig_0.1, whole genome shotgun sequence genome, one window contains:
- the LOC124687055 gene encoding basic blue protein-like produces MARPIIGSLSSIVLVLILAWSIGTIAVRGYNTTEWTVGGDKGWSFGVAGWENDKPIQAGDMLVFKYKPGAHNVVEVDVVGYMECKAPDGAKVHSTGNDRFEMPGGKAYYICSIPGHCEKGMRIGIPPR; encoded by the exons ATGGCACGACCAATCATCGGCAGCTTGAGCTCTATCGTTCTCGTGCTGATTCTGGCATGGTCCATCGGGACAATCGCCGTCCGTGGCTACAACACAACGGAGTGGACCGTCGGCGGCGACAAGGGGTGGAGCTTCGGCGTCGCCGGCTGGGAGAACGACAAGCCAATCCAGGCCGGCGACATGCTAG TGTTCAAGTACAAACCGGGAGCACACAACGTGGTGGAGGTGGATGTGGTTGGGTACATGGAGTGCAAGGCCCCCGACGGCGCCAAGGTTCACTCCACCGGCAACGACCGCTTCGAGATGCCCGGCGGCAAGGCCTACTACATCTGCTCCATTCCTGGCCACTGCGAGAAAGGCATGAGGATAGGCATACCGCCTAGATAG